ACCAATTGCAGAAATTCCGGCAAATCCAACAGCGAACCCACAGGCAATGGCGGCAAATCCTGCGGCAAGGGTTGCGGTGAGATCCCGGGTGATCATACCGGTAAAGACCATCAGAAGAATCGCAACCAACAGGCCATATATGGCCTGTGTCTCGGGGATAACCGAAAACACCAGGTTCTTCCCGAACGTTCCCTCATGCTCGGCAGTGGTTGCCGTACCCGCCGCAGCGGCGATCCCCTGCCCAATGGCAGAGATTCCGGCAAGGCCAACGGCAAATCCACACCCAATGGCGGCAAAGCCGAGGGCAAGGTCTGCAGAAGGTTCACCTGCGATCATTCCGGTAAAGGCCATGATGAGAATCGCAATCAGCAGACCATATATGGCCTGCGTTTCCGGGATAACCGAGAATACAAGATTCTTCCCAAAACTCTCCTCATGCTCGGCAGATGCAGCCGACCCTGCGGCGGCGGCGATCCCCTGCCCAATGGCAGAGAGACCCGCAATTCCCACCGCAAGACCACATCCAATAGCAGCAAGACCGGTTGCCTCAGTGGCCGTCGCATCCCCCGTCAGAAGTCCGGTGAAAGCCATGATGAGAATCGCAACCAGCAGACCATATATGGCCTGTGTCTCGGGGATAACCGAAAAGATGAGACTTCGCCCCATCGCGGAGTCATGTTCTGTGGTGGCCGCAATGCCTGCAGAGGCTGCGATTCCCTGCCCGATGGCAGAGAAACCGGCGATGCCCGTTGCGAGGCCAGCACCTACGGCAGCAAGGCCAAGGGGAAGGGGCACCTCTCCCCCTCCACCGCCGATGATACCGGTTGCAAGCAGGATAAGGACGGCAACCAGAAGGCCATACATCCCCTGGGTCTGTGGCACCGCCTGGAAGACCAGTGCCCGCCCAAACTTCTCCGGGCGGACCGCAATGACCCCTGCACCGGTGGCTCCTGCAATCCCTACGCCAATACCTGACCCGATGGCGGAGAGTCCGACGGCAAGCCCTGCTCCCGTCACAGCGAGAATGGTACCTGCATCAACGGCCATCGCTTCCCTCCTGTGGTCGGGTATGCTTCCGCTGGGCGGCGAAGGGGGAGAAGGGCCTGCCGCCCGCATCAAAGAACCTGCCGAAAAACTCTACATACTGGAGACGAAGTGCGTGAATGAATCCTCCAAGGCACTGAAGAACCAGATTTGCTGCATGACCACCCACGGCGAAAAGGACACCTGCAATGACAAAGACCGGTCCCGCTCCGGCAATCATGACGGAGAGGATATTGATCATCATCGCAATGCCGCCGGTGGCAAGGGCAAGTGCAAGGATACGGGAATAACTGAGCCAGTCGCCGAGGTAACCGGTGATTGAGAAGAACCCAAGCGGACCGTTACTCCGGAGAATACCCGCAATAGCGACAATGGCACCACCCCATGCAAGAGTGAAAATAAGAGGCGGAAATGCCGCCCACCCAAAGAATGAGAGGATGAGGACTGTGGCACAGGGCTGGAGCAGAAACCAGGTGCCCTCCGAATAAAGCATCCTTTTTTGTTCACCGAGACGGAGGTGTTCATATGCAGCAATTCCCAGACCGAGGTTGAGATGGGCAATTCCTATCACGAGCGCCAGAATGAGCAGAGACAGGGGATCGTTCAGGGGTTCAATGATCGTAAACGGCATGCTAATGTCGAAGAGTGACGGAAGATTACCAAAGAAACTGCCCATCAAAAGGCCAAAGAACGTGCCCGCAACACCGCAGGCACAGAGAACGACGGCCAGATCATGGGCGGTGCCCGGCGTACGGCCAACCCCCCGAAGGAGGAATGCAGCAATAAGTAGGAGAAGGAGGCCATACCCGGCATCTCCGAGCATGAGACCAAACGTGAAGACCAATACCGGGGCAAGGAACAGAGTCGGGTCAATTTTGCCGTATGAAGGCATACCGAACATGGCGGTGAGAAACCCGTACGGTGCCAGCCAGCGGGGATGGTCAAAGGCAGACGGGATGTCACCGGCGGCGGGTTCCGTGGTGCAGAAGGTGAGGCCGCCTGCCGAATGGTTGCAGAGTGCCTGTATTCGCGGCAGGTCACGTTTTTTTGTCCACCCCTGCATGACAACAAGGGACCCGGTTTCACCAAAAAGCGGGGAGGCATCCTCACGTTCCCGCATGACCGACAGTT
Above is a window of Methanogenium organophilum DNA encoding:
- a CDS encoding V-type ATP synthase subunit K, translating into MAVDAGTILAVTGAGLAVGLSAIGSGIGVGIAGATGAGVIAVRPEKFGRALVFQAVPQTQGMYGLLVAVLILLATGIIGGGGGEVPLPLGLAAVGAGLATGIAGFSAIGQGIAASAGIAATTEHDSAMGRSLIFSVIPETQAIYGLLVAILIMAFTGLLTGDATATEATGLAAIGCGLAVGIAGLSAIGQGIAAAAGSAASAEHEESFGKNLVFSVIPETQAIYGLLIAILIMAFTGMIAGEPSADLALGFAAIGCGFAVGLAGISAIGQGIAAAAGTATTAEHEGTFGKNLVFSVIPETQAIYGLLVAILLMVFTGMITRDLTATLAAGFAAIACGFAVGFAGISAIGQGIAASAGIAATAEKEEMFGKALVFTVIPETQAIYGLLVAILVMAFTGMITRDVTATAAAGLAAMGAGFAVGLAGLSAIGQGMTAASGIGATAQRSDAMGASLVFAVMAETFAIFGLLIAVLIMFGIGLFGGG
- a CDS encoding V-type ATP synthase subunit I; amino-acid sequence: MIRPAEMVRLTVGVHTTVRETMISALHEAGVVELRAIADETELLPLLIPCRRSSAVPDLAEARSRIERAIEILRVHIPEKNPFLKLFARPEDERYRFPVSDAASALDEAASFSEITDVILTLHARDTASTERLARLDDEEEMLRLLIPFGIEPGRLGMGGLLEVRAGIISLGECADIEAHLREEIPVLAVPFLLCGVGDRLATVVTIMHPDAVAETDRVLRALAFREFVPETTEGTASAGIVRIQSERDRLRKEQNKIRASLEDIARRHLAPLEAMAEELSVMREREDASPLFGETGSLVVMQGWTKKRDLPRIQALCNHSAGGLTFCTTEPAAGDIPSAFDHPRWLAPYGFLTAMFGMPSYGKIDPTLFLAPVLVFTFGLMLGDAGYGLLLLLIAAFLLRGVGRTPGTAHDLAVVLCACGVAGTFFGLLMGSFFGNLPSLFDISMPFTIIEPLNDPLSLLILALVIGIAHLNLGLGIAAYEHLRLGEQKRMLYSEGTWFLLQPCATVLILSFFGWAAFPPLIFTLAWGGAIVAIAGILRSNGPLGFFSITGYLGDWLSYSRILALALATGGIAMMINILSVMIAGAGPVFVIAGVLFAVGGHAANLVLQCLGGFIHALRLQYVEFFGRFFDAGGRPFSPFAAQRKHTRPQEGSDGR